The nucleotide window TTTTCAAAGAcagttattaaaataatgaaacaccaatggaaataattttttttttttttttttttttttaaataactaTAACATGAATAGaagaattaataaatcaATAGAACAGAAAAAAGGGGCacacatatttaaaaatttggaattaaaagaaaaaacaaatatttcaaaaaattcaaataatcaAATTAATTTCATAGTccaaaaattacaaaaaaatataaaacaattttcTAACACCCCTAATCAAAATGATAAAACTTCTTCTTTTAGTAATAACGTCTAtacttataatatttatcacaaagaaaatgatataaacCAACAAAATAAAACCCTAACCCAGCAAAATAAAACCCAAAGTCAGCAAAATAAAACCCAAAGTCAGCAAAATAAAACCCTAACCCAGCAAAATAAAACCCAAAGTCAGCAAAATAAAACCTTAACCCAGCAAAATAAAACCTTAACCCAGCAAAATAAAACCCTAACCCAACAAAATAAAACCCCAACCCAGCAAAATAAAACCCTAACCCAACAAAATAAAACCCAAAACCAACAAAATAAAACCCTAACCCAACAAAACATAAATACCATTTCCAGTGATACATtgaaaagtataataaaacaaaatgacAAATTAACTAATGTTTCTAACAAATATACactaaaaacaaaaaatttattaaacgaaaaaaatattacaaatgaagatacatatatttcttcggtaaatatgataaataaatataataagacagataaaaatgaaataaatcaacacaatttagaaaaaaaaaaaaaaataatcaacTATCCTGTAGAAACTTTAggcaataataatgataaaaacaGTTTCGAAACAATGAGACAAAAAGGGAATGATGATAAATGTCCTACTCATTCAACTgtgaattataaaattgaaaaaaaaatattaaaagaaaacatttttaataagaACTTATCTTCTATTATGAAAGAAAAAGCAACTAAGATAAAAACCAATATGATCAATAATCCAAAAAATGAGacagaagaaataaaaacatctatatataaaaaaattgtaataaataataacataatGAAAACAAAACAAGAATGTAATAGTTTAattattgataaaaaaaagaatgattcacaaaataataaaaatttaaaaaaatttaagagAATTATTCCATATGAACTTCCTcctacaaaaaaaaataaaaatgaaaatatccAAACATGTAAAAATGTGGCATATCCTATATcatctaataatatatataataacaaggaaaatacaaaaaaaataaatgacgtaaacgaaaaaaaaataaatgacgtaaacggaaaaaaaataaatgacatAAACGAAAAAATGAATTCATTATCGATCCCTATGAATTTTAATTCTATAGAAAACGCATCTGTTAAAAATGATCAGCTGtctaataatatagattcaAAATCTGACTCAGTTAATTATAACCAGTTAAGTTATACACAAAAAACAACAATACAATCAAAGACGCCAtctattatgtatataaaaaatggacaaaaaaatttaaataaattaaatattagtGAAAAAAGAGAAACAAAATCAACCAGTTATTATCCtagaaatgaaataaaacccttattaattaaaaataaaaatagtaaaaatactgatcaaatagaaaaaaaaaatattcgtAAAATTACAAGTACAAAAAGTTATATatcattaacaaatataaaaatgaaaaataattcaaatattaCAATTAACAATTCTTCTGAAAAAAATCATTTTAATAAACATACTAATCAGGAAACAATTCTAAAAATAGACAATAGTGAgcttttaaataaaaaaacgaatATGCTTTTTCCTAAAACcttaaaaacatttaaagAAGTTAACATACaccataaaataaatttgaataattccaaagataataatttattttccttaCAATATGAAAATGACAATATAATTGAAGGaaataatgaattttatgaTTTACCAAATCAAGACCTTTATTCGAAAGAGActacaaaaaatgaaaatattcgCAATTTTGACCATCTTGACCATCTTGCCCAGCTTGGCAATCTTGGCAATTTTGACCATCTTGACAATTTTGACCATCTTAACAATTTTGACCATCTTGACAATTTTGGCAATCTTAACAATTTTGACCATCTTAACATTTTGAACGATCGTAAATTTGTTAATTACAATATGCCTCAAATGAAACagtcatataataatataaagtCAGAAATGGATTCAAAAAATAGAAATGTTCAAAATAATTTGGGAAACTGTTATAACGACAATAAATATAgtgaaaaatttaataatagtgaaaatagcaattataataataacaccATTGTTGAAAGTAGTGGTACCTGTCAAGATGGTGATAAAATACTTATAACTGTTAAACCAATGGATTCTACAGATTCTATTATCACAtctaatatagaaaatgacCGAGTGAATTgccaaaattatatattaaaaaaaaattttaattctGAATCAaaagaatataatttattccaaacaaataaaatgaataatacAATGTTAAAACCAAGACATGAATCCATACAAATCGGATTAAAGCTTGATGAAATGAAAAGAAGAAGTTTcgaaatttttaattataatacacAAGTTGAAAATAACTTATCAAAAAACAACAAAGACATGTTAAGTAATATCATAGTAAAAACTGATaacacaaaaaaacaaaaatcgAGAAATATCATTGAATTGATTCAAAATGAAGATAAACTAGAattcttaaaaaaaagaaaattaagttataatatagacacaaataaaaataatgaaaaaaaaacatccttatttttcaaaaattctATAAATCCTAAACCCGGAATTCCATTCAATTCATCTATTCGAAATATTATAGAAAAGGTTGTTGGCAAACATCTGGTCCTAAGAAAAAGTATaccaaattataaaaagccaaacaaaaaggaaaatacAATAAAGTTAAATGATCAGCaagtaaataataaaaacaataaaaacaataacaatgataataataacattaccgtgaaaaatatcaataaccgattaaaaaaaaaaaatagcttcAACCCACTAAATCATATCAATTTAAATAAACCACCTTTTGTAAGAACTCAATACAGTCACATTTCTAGCAACCCCAATACAGGTAAGAACtatgcataaaatatatatcaccATTTTTACTAATAAATcggataaaaaaataaaaaaaatataaaaaaaaataataaaaataatgataaaaataatgataaaaatatgatcaATGTGCATTATCTTAATATTTCCCAATTTGTCAAAATTAACctgaataatataaatgttggaaataataatattcatatttttctttttatatagaaaatgaattatcacaaaatttggaaaataaAGCTAATATATcaatgaatattttattaaaaaaattcccACCCCCAAAATTTGAAATGTCCCCTAATATGAATAACATTTCAAATATAcccaataataatgataaaaatgaaacacaaaataattatataaataataatatcatgtcaaaaaatttaaaaaaaaataatataatatttaattctcaaataaaatcatattataaaaCAGATTTGAGTCAAATTagtaatttttcaaaaaatagacaatcacaaaatataaaatatggaaacgatggaaataaaaaagaaataaacaatgtcgataataataaaaagtcTTCACAACTAAATTatggatataaaaaattggaaCAACTTTCTTCCATTTTATTAGGTAATGACCTTATTATCATTTGGTTTTTTCTctaaataaataacaaacTTATTCTATCTATATATAAcctctatttttttttttttttttttttttttttgcatatatttacaccttcataaaatttgttttgtttttattcCTTCTCAATTTAATATACAGAAACTCAcaaagatgaaaataaaataaatttaatggaTCCAGCtgataaatataacaatataattaacaaatttataaataacgGTGActtaaaatatgataatacTCATAACAATAGTTTTGGAaatattgataatatttggaatttttcaaaatattcacaaataaataaaaaaactttTCTTTTATCTGAATGTGAAGAAAACAAACCAACCCATTGTACTATGACATGCACAGAAGATCCTTTAATTTGTCATAAATGCGAAAAAAATGGAGGCAAACAAAATGGAGGCGAAAAAAATGGAGGCAAACAAAATGGAGGCGAAAAAAATGGAGGCAAACAAAACGGAGGCAAACAAAATGGAGGCGAAAAAAATGGAGGCAAACAAAACGGAGGCAAACAAAATGGAggcgaaaaaaatgagagtGACATATTACAGAATAATTATCAAGACCAAATAAATTGCGATAAAAACCCAAAGCAGAATGTCGAGGATAAgacttttaatttatttgctATGCTAACAGAAAAAGAATGCAAAgacaaaaaaattgaaaatataaaaatggataatgataataaaatcgATGAAGCAAAGCAACTTGAGAATGAACAAATAGTTAAACAAAATTGTGAAacatcgaaaaaaaaaaataaaataatttctcaaaaaaaagaaaatctCGAATCAAAATTTTATCGAATGAAaagtgaagaaaatgaaaagacCATTCACGATGATACATATCCCATAAGTGGATCTCAACCAAATACAAACGATATACATTCTAAAAAATACATCAACAATAAAATAGATTGTTCTGATTTAAGCCACAAGGAAGATCTAATTagtggaaaaaaaattagtggaaaaaaaattagtgaaaaaataaatagtgaaaaaataaatagtgaaaaaataaatagcgaaaaaaataatactgaaaaaaaaaatagcgaaaaaaaaaatagcgaaaaaaaaaatagtgaaaaaaaaaatagtgaaaaaaaagctagtgaaaaaaaagctagtgaaaaaaaagctagtgaaaaaaaagctagtgaaaatgaaaaaaatgtcgATGGTCAAAGAGAAGATAAACAAAGAAAAAATTTGGGATCCAATTCATTTCAAATAGTTAACAATCAAATAAtcgaacaaaataaaatggaatCTACAAATAACATTGATGAGCAAATTGagattgtaaaaaaaaacaacccCTTACTTAGTATTAAACCCAATAAAAGCCAAAACTCaaatttaacaaattttgACGATAATAAATGGGAAACTAAAACGATAGTTCCTCCTGATCATGTACTAAATAACAAAAGCAAAAGCGAAAGCAAAAACAAAAacactaataataataatgatgatggtgatgatgatgatgataattacaaatatataacaacatCTACACAATCCGAAtcgcaaaataatataaccaAATTCCCAAATGAAGATacaattttcaataatacaTGCTTGGATAATTATGatactaaaataaaaatgatagatcataaaaataaatatcttGACAATACTAATCacttagaattattttcaaatccACCAcatctaaattttatttggaatggtgaaaaaataaatgataccAAAGATAAAGATTCCCAAAGGGTTGGGGAATATACACATGCTATAAGTCATGAAAATTGTCAAAATCGTCAAAACTGTCAAAATAGTCAAAATAGCCAAAATTGTCAAAATTCGCAAAATTCAACCATTTTTCAAAACAAGAAACATACAGAACCAATCGCATCACAATCTAAAGACGAATTAAAtgatgatatttttaaaaatagaaaaaaaaaaaaacggggaaaatatattataagttcAAACGATAATCTTGATATTTCcctaaataataatgattttgatgaaaatggacaaaatgaagaagaatatatttatactaatgttaataataacaattatttatttaattcatttatttatgacgaaaatataaataatgatgaatTGGGAAGTTTTATAAATTGTGAAGAAAATTGttttgatataaataaagagaataaaaaaatatacaatgataataatttacCGATTCAATTTAGttcatcatataattttaaaacaacTAATAATAACCTATCATTATTTACCCCaataaatgaagaaaatatatatcatgaaaatattttgtatGATCAAGAAAAAGATCTGACTCACTTATTTACTTTTAATGTTCAATTAGATTCAATacaagaaaaagaaaatatagaaaaagacAATTCTCAAATTGAGTCCAAAATTgatcataatatttatcaAGAACAAACTGAAATCTCAGATAATGATAAAACTAACATGATTTATAGGAAATtgaaaaatgttttttttaacaaaataaataagtatgtaaaaaatgattCTACTAAAAATACATCTACTTATATTGAATCTGATAATACTCCTTTTGAACATACTATTGAAGAtgtaaaaagaaaaaaaataaaccaaTCTACTacttcaaataaaaaatcaaaatcatcaataataagaaaaaaagttCGACCAAATTATGAAGAAGATacaaatattaacatatatgaaaaacattatataaatagaagaagaaaaaaaaatgaatctgaaaataatacaaatagtCAAAAAGAAACTTCTGATATCTATACAAATGacattatagatataaaaattaaaaaaaatgaaattccAGAAAATAGTGAAACAACTAAAATAGACACAGAAATAGGAACccaattaaataatttagatCATATTTCAATTATTCCTAATAATCAAGATagtgataattttttattaagtaCTTCAAAAATTGTATCATTATATGACCAAGTAGATTCACATGATTCTAATTGTACTGAATCTATTTTATGTCATGGTACACCAGAAAATTATGCTACTAATAGTAGAAATGAAAATATGGATGAACAAATTGAAAACAAGTTAATTATCGAAAAAAAGGAAGTACATACAAAATATTTAGAAATAGAAGAATACACAAATTATACTAAAGGAATTTTTGATAATgcattttttacaaatattGATTCACATTCTGATCAAAAATCGATGcacgaaaataatattataaaaaaagattcAATAGATGTAGCATTCAAAGATAACGATATTAATGACACATCTGAAAAGGTAAGCATTCACGAAAAGAATATAACTGAGATGGACACAAAAACAAACTTATTGTTAGACAAAATAGGAGATGACAAAATAGGAGATGACAAAATAGGAGATGACAAAATAGGAGATAATGAAATAGGAGATAATGAAATAGGAGATAACGGAGAAGGCAACGAACTATCAGATAGCCTTATAAAAAATCGTATAGAAgcagaaaaattaaataatgaaataccATACAtaactaatatatataaagaaatgcATAGATCATCTGTTATGCCATTAAGAATTGAAGCTTTTCATTCATTAGAGGACCAAAGATTAATATATGGAAATCCAGATTggcaaaaatatttttgtccATTATGTgatcaaaaatattatccACCTAATgtttatgtaaaaaattatatacattatttaaatgaacATTGGAATAATAGAAAAAGTTTAGGTggttatataatatttcctTGTAAATTAGAgcatgataataatgaacagAACCCATCAGAAAAAAAAGTAGATGCAGGAGTTACATCTTACAATGCTtctaaaaaatggaaaaaaaaaaaaaaaaaaatgaaaagaaatgcaagattatttattaatccACATTATCATTGCCCATTATGTTTACATTTGCAATTTGATGATTATCAACTTCTAGTTGAACATTGTACAAAATTACACAAATCTACAGGAGCAGATCCTACAAGAACACTTCCACCAAATTTTATGCACACACCATTTATTAATAACAATGATTATTATTgttctataaaaaaaaatgaaacagaCATAAGTAGTAATGATATATTAGAATCTGATCAAtcagataataaaatagtttCAGAATCACAAAAAAAGGGTGATCCCTTATTCCATGATTCACCATCCCAATCAAATTTAACActtgaattaaataatttaaaaaaaaataaaatgaaaaatggaAGAATTAGCAAAGTTGCTTTTTGTGAAGAAATTAAAGTTCGAGAATATGACATTGAATTATctaaaatagaaaaatttGGGGCCAGTATTGGTCCAGTTTTTAATGATGATAAAGAAGAACCATCAAATGTGGTTGCATCTGAAGATTCGGTGAACCACCCACCGTTGTCAAGCGAGTCAAACAAGTCAAACGAGTCAAACAAGCCAAACGAGTCAAACAAATCAAGTGAATCCTTTGAATCATCTAAATTAATAGATGTAGTAAAACCTTTAGATCCTCTGCCCATTTTAGAAAAATCACCTTCCGAAAATCATAGCAATGATTCTGTCGAAAATTCGGtatgtaataaaaaaggaagagagaataaaattaaagaataTGCAATTCCTCAAAATAACAATCAAACTGATTCAacaaatttagaaaaatgtTTAAAGTTAGATACGAAAactaaaaatgatgataaaattgACATAGATGTATATGATAATTGTCTCACTTCtactatattaaataataataatgaatcaCGTACTTATAAAAAGAATAACGAAATTTCTAAAAATGTTGAGCATACTGGATATGCAAACAATACCAAATCTAAGTCTATACATCTGGAAAATAgtgataatgatgatgataatgatgatgataatggtGATGATAATggtgatgatgatgataattgTCTATTTCGGGACAATTCTAAAATTAAGTTtttagataaaaatgaatctaataattatattgatgagtatgttttaaattcaacAACAGATGAATCAACAAATGAAATAGATGATCAACAATatccaaataaaaatgatgataatataaacccttttcatcaaaaaaataaaaacaaacaaaatttAACCAACAATATATCAGACAATTCATTATCTAATTTATTATccttaaattatatatatgattcaaaaattaatgatattATTCCAGATTCTAAAgatgaatatgaaaaaatattacaaataAAAGAACAACATCttaatgaaattttattagaaaatataaaagaaaatcaaaaagaacatatatttaatcataatgataataaaaaagttggtcaatttataaaaaaacgtattaataatatacataaaaacattatatcaaaatataaacgaaaaattaaaatgtcTACTATACAAGATCCAAAACAACgagaaataaaagaaaaaaattcttatttaaaaaataaatcttatgaaaatatttatatccctccaaaaaatatgaacataaCTTTGAATAACGAAATAGAAAACACACCACTCAAAAAGATTATACGtcccaaaaaaaaagaaaaaattacaaCACAACAAATTAATTGCAGAAAAAGTtctagaaataaaaataaagttacaCAATAATTCAACCATATccatatatacttttatcaTATCGCATGCGAACGATTTATtcgagaaaaataaaaaaaaaaaaaaaaaaaaaattaggaAAATTCACGAAAAATTAACCACTCCAATTTTATCACTCAATTTTATCACTCAATTTTATCATTCATCTTTAACTGTTTGCATATGTGCCACTTTTAtctccatttttatattactatcattattttttttaattaaattcgAAGAATAATTCAAAATGCTTATGCTTTGAAAATGTATATTCTTCGCTTTTTAAATATGGCGTAGccatgtatattttttttgtcataCATTTTTGTTTAATGTTTTTaacttaataaaaaaaataaaaaaatatataaaaaaaaacacaataTTTACCCTTTTACTATTTTAACAGTTTATCATAAATTTAGTTAATCACTTTGGTTCTCTTATGGTCTTATCCATGCTTTTCTTTTGTGGCCCATGCGGCTTTTGCAgctctataaaaaaaataaaataaaataaaataaaatgaaataaaataaaatgtttaaattaaaaaatgatacaatTATATAGACAAATAAATACCcattttaaaacataaaatagcCAAATTGCACACATATATTTGTCAAATGTGGAAAATAATTTTCGTTCAATAATACTAACCGAAAAGTGAGAGCATGCTTTTCAGATAATATTTGATCACATTCATTATAACCACCAGAAAGAAGAGTAATTAttggtattttatttttaaaagccATTTGATAAGTTATATAATCCCTAGTATATATTCCATGGTCAGAAATTAAAAGCAACCCTAATTCATCATCTTTACTTATATCTACACCagccaaataaaaaattatagaatttttttgaggtttaatattatttaaaatattttgatatatttttaaatattcattatCTTCCATATATGAATTTAATTCAATATCAATagttgattttttttttaaaaatggataattatttttacaatgTAAACTTATTGTTTTAACATTTTGAtgattttgaaatatttcgGCTGTCCCATCACCTTGATGTACATCAACATCTaatataataacatttttaacaattttataaaataataaaaaatcaacAGCTATTGCTATATCGTTAAATATACAAAACCCATCTCCTTTATCTCTTTTTGAGTGATGGTTTCCTCCTCCTATATGCATACACATAGAATGTTTTAAAGCCAATAATGAACTTAATATTGTTCCATTTATTTCAATTAAATATCTAGCTATTAAAtcagaaaataaatttaattcatataattttatttcttcattattttttattatattaaacattttatttataaaatttgtactatgaatagaaaataaagacttttttattttgctaATATCACAAGATGggataatataattattttcatatatacattcttctcttttatttaaataattaaatatattttcatatttattaatctTAAATCGATGTGTCTGTATATGTCTGTTTGATTTGTTCACTTTTCTTTCAGCATTTGAATATATTGGATGAAAAACATAAGGTGGgttttttgaattattacaatattttttttgatttttaaaaatattttcgtatattttttcattaaaactattttcacatattttaaataccTCTTTTTGAATatctaaaaataataactcaTTATCACAACTAACATGATTGGGATAATCCCATATTTTCTCATCAATTTCGTTCactttttcatttcttttattgCATAGaggataatattttttatttatttcatttttcacACATTTGTGTGCAAATTGTTCTGTGTGCAGATCAATTaatttttcgattttttttttttctacattttgaaatattctactattgtaatttttttttgtttgttcaataaaattaatgaaattaCTTATTTCTATTATTCTTTTGTTTggatatttttgttttaattccAAAGTTATCCAAACAAATTcaaataacataaataagATGACAAAATAAAACCAATACATTTTAACATACCAACCTTATATAACaacattgaaaaaaaaaaaatgatcaaTAGATTTCAAATAACACCAATCTCCATATAAAAAAACGAAActtgaaataataaataagtaaataaaaatatattcatctaTCTACATATccctatatttattttaaaatcaaTAATATAACGgacaaatatttaataacaattttcatgccgatttatattttcacttttttgAGATACCATAAGGAGACATATATTTCTGTGCAATTTATTGAGTACACACACGACagcaatttttaataaaactataaatacgtcataatataaatgtcataatatgtattatatgtacataaattatgatacataatatacatattgtGATACATATTGTGATACATGCCTCAGCATGTTCCATTACTACTTTGCCAACTTAAACAAGTAAACCtcattgttaaaaaaaaaaataataattaaaat belongs to Plasmodium yoelii strain 17X genome assembly, chromosome: 11 and includes:
- a CDS encoding histone deacetylase; protein product: MYWFYFVILFMLFEFVWITLELKQKYPNKRIIEISNFINFIEQTKKNYNSRIFQNVEKKKIEKLIDLHTEQFAHKCVKNEINKKYYPLCNKRNEKVNEIDEKIWDYPNHVSCDNELLFLDIQKEVFKICENSFNEKIYENIFKNQKKYCNNSKNPPYVFHPIYSNAERKVNKSNRHIQTHRFKINKYENIFNYLNKREECIYENNYIIPSCDISKIKKSLFSIHSTNFINKMFNIIKNNEEIKLYELNLFSDLIARYLIEINGTILSSLLALKHSMCMHIGGGNHHSKRDKGDGFCIFNDIAIAVDFLLFYKIVKNVIILDVDVHQGDGTAEIFQNHQNVKTISLHCKNNYPFLKKKSTIDIELNSYMEDNEYLKIYQNILNNIKPQKNSIIFYLAGVDISKDDELGLLLISDHGIYTRDYITYQMAFKNKIPIITLLSGGYNECDQILSEKHALTFRAAKAAWATKEKHG